The Styela clava chromosome 10, kaStyClav1.hap1.2, whole genome shotgun sequence genome window below encodes:
- the LOC120337850 gene encoding rac GTPase-activating protein 1-like isoform X1 produces MSIETFSKLPLVTQLDQVLRGYRILATSGCEPEFLQFASQFESVRKIGYQAEQLAQDLQEKLTKTEAERNALMIKLKHARRQIEVELKQRQKAEQDRDELDQQIMLVRDLLFSDDTGTTVPLNEEQRGKLDFLNSSRFASPRGGRTMHRRLQRIDETGSILSDYSDISFDLTEDDLDATTLRNGKQYRRAKMGRKAAYNDEDQFSTSKRQRYDVHSPGHNNSYQAAVGGNYYLKTNEQFRCTVDGPTTVSVERLEKSFTRPAPHQGRRRQSREHRRRSAGLSSESEAPQSDVDKFWPTAPEPSAKPKSILRSIQTTPTKSARSHNMQSKPCVIVKETCKPCGKRIQFGKRAMKCAECRLVTHPECEIMAHEFQCDPSQYSPSGGNSNDKPFQGAEGLEAFLHSDESPQIPPIIYHTIHEIDRRGMQEVGLYRVPGMVRAVRELKEKFLKGKTVPDLSKVQDVHTLCSLVKDFLRETLRESILTFNLHPRFISAADKDNDADLFQAISELPQANRDTLAFILLHLQRIVETPEIRMSPEALSKAMGPSLIGFSSDEPSVHELQTSSGYQEKILTRLLNLSSDYYTNIMHSGNRAADSNALRDVNATPEPCRDDPVRRSTRNNKKLGKADSTTSLKAPESSLFGPVGYSPKKTPSSTSLAERAKKYLHGTPFGRGKRKENFFESPVLH; encoded by the exons ATGTCCATTGAAACATTCTCTAAGCTACCACTTGTTACACAACTGGACCAAGTGTTAAGAGGATATAGGATCTTGGCAACCAGTGGATGTGAACCtg AATTCTTACAATTTGCAAGTCAGTTTGAATCTGTTCGAAAAATAGGATATCAGGCTGAACAACTGGCGCAAGACCTTCAGGAAAAGCTGACAAAA ACTGAAGCTGAGAGAAATGCTTTAATGATAAAACTGAAACATGCAAGAAGACAGATCGAGGTTGAGTTGAAGCAACGACAAAAAGCTGAACAGGACAGAGATGAATTG GATCAACAAATCATGCTGGTGCGAGACTTATTATTCAGTGATGATACTGGGACAACTGTTCCCCTCAATGAAGAACAACGTGGAAAGCTGGATTTTCTCAACTCCAG TCGATTCGCGTCACCTCGTGGTGGTCGTACTATGCACAGAAGACTTCAGCGTATCGATGAGACTGGATCCATTCTTTCTGATTATTCCGATATTTCTTTCGACCTAACAGAAGACGATCTTGATGCGACTACTTTGCGCAATGGGAAGCAATACAGACGAGCTAAGATGGGAAGG AAAGCAGCATACAATGATGAAGACCAATTCTCAACATCGAAGAGACAAAGATATGATGTG CATAGTCCTGGACATAACAACAGTTATCAAGCAGCGGTGGGAGGCAATTACTATTTG AAAACGAATGAACAATTTCGTTGCACTGTGGATGGACCAACTACAGTCAGTGTTGAAAGGTTGGAGAAGAGTTTTACGAGACCTGCTCCACATCAAGGTAGAAGACGTCAATCTAGGGAACATCGAAGAAGAAGTGCTGGAT TATCTTCCGAATCAGAAGCTCCACAGAGCGATGTGGATAAATTCTGGCCAACAGCACCTGAACCCAGCGCAAAGCCCAAGTCAATACTAAGAAGCATACAG ACAACACCAACTAAATCTGCAAGATCTCACAACATGCAATCTAAACCCTGTGTTATTGTGAAGGAAACTTGTAAACCA TGTGGAAAACGCATTCAGTTTGGAAAAAGAGCAATGAAATGTGCTGAATGTCGCTTGGTTACGCATCCTGAATGTGAAATCATGGCTCATGAATTCCAGTGTGATCCATCACAGTATTCACCTTCGGGCGGAAATTCAAACGATAAA CCATTTCAAGGTGCGGAAGGATTGGAGGCATTTCTGCATTCGGATGAAAGTCCACAAATTCCACCTATTATTTACCACACAATTCATGAGATTGATCGGCGTGGGATGCAG GAGGTTGGACTTTATCGAGTGCCAGGTATGGTTCGTGCAGTACGTGAGCTGAAGGAAAAATTCTTGAAGGGAAAGACGGTGCCTGATTTATCGAAG GTTCAAGATGTTCATACACTCTGCTCATTGGTAAAAGATTTTCTGAGGGAAACTTTAAGGGAATCAATTTTGACTTTCAACTTGCATCCTAGATTTATTTCAGCTGCTGACAag GACAATGATGCTGATCTTTTCCAAGCAATTAGTGAACTTCCACAAGCTAACAGGGACACTCTGGCGTTCATCCTTCTACATTTGCAACGGATTGTTGAAACCCCAGAAATAAGAATGAGTCCGGAAGCTCTGTCAAAAGCAATGGGGCCTTCCTTAATCGGATTTTCGTCAGATGAACCATCAGTCCATGAACTTCAG ACTTCATCTGGTTatcaagaaaaaatattgaCTAGACTTTTAAACCTGTCAAGTGACTACTACACTAACATAATGCATAGTGGAAATCGTGCTGCTGATTCGAATGCTCTTCGAGATGTCAATGCCACTCCAGAACCTTGCAGAG ATGACCCCGTTAGGAGGTCAACTCGTAACAACAAGAAACTTGGAAAGGCAGATTCTACCACTAGTTTAAAAG
- the LOC120337850 gene encoding rac GTPase-activating protein 1-like isoform X2 — translation MSIETFSKLPLVTQLDQVLRGYRILATSGCEPEFLQFASQFESVRKIGYQAEQLAQDLQEKLTKTEAERNALMIKLKHARRQIEVELKQRQKAEQDRDELDQQIMLVRDLLFSDDTGTTVPLNEEQRGKLDFLNSSRFASPRGGRTMHRRLQRIDETGSILSDYSDISFDLTEDDLDATTLRNGKQYRRAKMGRKAAYNDEDQFSTSKRQRYDVKTNEQFRCTVDGPTTVSVERLEKSFTRPAPHQGRRRQSREHRRRSAGLSSESEAPQSDVDKFWPTAPEPSAKPKSILRSIQTTPTKSARSHNMQSKPCVIVKETCKPCGKRIQFGKRAMKCAECRLVTHPECEIMAHEFQCDPSQYSPSGGNSNDKPFQGAEGLEAFLHSDESPQIPPIIYHTIHEIDRRGMQEVGLYRVPGMVRAVRELKEKFLKGKTVPDLSKVQDVHTLCSLVKDFLRETLRESILTFNLHPRFISAADKDNDADLFQAISELPQANRDTLAFILLHLQRIVETPEIRMSPEALSKAMGPSLIGFSSDEPSVHELQTSSGYQEKILTRLLNLSSDYYTNIMHSGNRAADSNALRDVNATPEPCRDDPVRRSTRNNKKLGKADSTTSLKAPESSLFGPVGYSPKKTPSSTSLAERAKKYLHGTPFGRGKRKENFFESPVLH, via the exons ATGTCCATTGAAACATTCTCTAAGCTACCACTTGTTACACAACTGGACCAAGTGTTAAGAGGATATAGGATCTTGGCAACCAGTGGATGTGAACCtg AATTCTTACAATTTGCAAGTCAGTTTGAATCTGTTCGAAAAATAGGATATCAGGCTGAACAACTGGCGCAAGACCTTCAGGAAAAGCTGACAAAA ACTGAAGCTGAGAGAAATGCTTTAATGATAAAACTGAAACATGCAAGAAGACAGATCGAGGTTGAGTTGAAGCAACGACAAAAAGCTGAACAGGACAGAGATGAATTG GATCAACAAATCATGCTGGTGCGAGACTTATTATTCAGTGATGATACTGGGACAACTGTTCCCCTCAATGAAGAACAACGTGGAAAGCTGGATTTTCTCAACTCCAG TCGATTCGCGTCACCTCGTGGTGGTCGTACTATGCACAGAAGACTTCAGCGTATCGATGAGACTGGATCCATTCTTTCTGATTATTCCGATATTTCTTTCGACCTAACAGAAGACGATCTTGATGCGACTACTTTGCGCAATGGGAAGCAATACAGACGAGCTAAGATGGGAAGG AAAGCAGCATACAATGATGAAGACCAATTCTCAACATCGAAGAGACAAAGATATGATGTG AAAACGAATGAACAATTTCGTTGCACTGTGGATGGACCAACTACAGTCAGTGTTGAAAGGTTGGAGAAGAGTTTTACGAGACCTGCTCCACATCAAGGTAGAAGACGTCAATCTAGGGAACATCGAAGAAGAAGTGCTGGAT TATCTTCCGAATCAGAAGCTCCACAGAGCGATGTGGATAAATTCTGGCCAACAGCACCTGAACCCAGCGCAAAGCCCAAGTCAATACTAAGAAGCATACAG ACAACACCAACTAAATCTGCAAGATCTCACAACATGCAATCTAAACCCTGTGTTATTGTGAAGGAAACTTGTAAACCA TGTGGAAAACGCATTCAGTTTGGAAAAAGAGCAATGAAATGTGCTGAATGTCGCTTGGTTACGCATCCTGAATGTGAAATCATGGCTCATGAATTCCAGTGTGATCCATCACAGTATTCACCTTCGGGCGGAAATTCAAACGATAAA CCATTTCAAGGTGCGGAAGGATTGGAGGCATTTCTGCATTCGGATGAAAGTCCACAAATTCCACCTATTATTTACCACACAATTCATGAGATTGATCGGCGTGGGATGCAG GAGGTTGGACTTTATCGAGTGCCAGGTATGGTTCGTGCAGTACGTGAGCTGAAGGAAAAATTCTTGAAGGGAAAGACGGTGCCTGATTTATCGAAG GTTCAAGATGTTCATACACTCTGCTCATTGGTAAAAGATTTTCTGAGGGAAACTTTAAGGGAATCAATTTTGACTTTCAACTTGCATCCTAGATTTATTTCAGCTGCTGACAag GACAATGATGCTGATCTTTTCCAAGCAATTAGTGAACTTCCACAAGCTAACAGGGACACTCTGGCGTTCATCCTTCTACATTTGCAACGGATTGTTGAAACCCCAGAAATAAGAATGAGTCCGGAAGCTCTGTCAAAAGCAATGGGGCCTTCCTTAATCGGATTTTCGTCAGATGAACCATCAGTCCATGAACTTCAG ACTTCATCTGGTTatcaagaaaaaatattgaCTAGACTTTTAAACCTGTCAAGTGACTACTACACTAACATAATGCATAGTGGAAATCGTGCTGCTGATTCGAATGCTCTTCGAGATGTCAATGCCACTCCAGAACCTTGCAGAG ATGACCCCGTTAGGAGGTCAACTCGTAACAACAAGAAACTTGGAAAGGCAGATTCTACCACTAGTTTAAAAG
- the LOC120337850 gene encoding rac GTPase-activating protein 1-like isoform X3: MSIETFSKLPLVTQLDQVLRGYRILATSGCEPEFLQFASQFESVRKIGYQAEQLAQDLQEKLTKTEAERNALMIKLKHARRQIEVELKQRQKAEQDRDELDQQIMLVRDLLFSDDTGTTVPLNEEQRGKLDFLNSSRFASPRGGRTMHRRLQRIDETGSILSDYSDISFDLTEDDLDATTLRNGKQYRRAKMGRKAAYNDEDQFSTSKRQRYDVHSPGHNNSYQAAVGGNYYLKTNEQFRCTVDGPTTVSVERLEKSFTRPAPHQGRRRQSREHRRRSAGLSSESEAPQSDVDKFWPTAPEPSAKPKSILRSIQTTPTKSARSHNMQSKPCVIVKETCKPCGKRIQFGKRAMKCAECRLVTHPECEIMAHEFQCDPSQYSPSGGNSNDKPFQGAEGLEAFLHSDESPQIPPIIYHTIHEIDRRGMQEVGLYRVPGMVRAVRELKEKFLKGKTVPDLSKVQDVHTLCSLVKDFLRETLRESILTFNLHPRFISAADKDNDADLFQAISELPQANRDTLAFILLHLQRIVETPEIRMSPEALSKAMGPSLIGFSSDEPSVHELQTSSGYQEKILTRLLNLSSDYYTNIMHSGNRAADSNALRDVNATPEPCRAPESSLFGPVGYSPKKTPSSTSLAERAKKYLHGTPFGRGKRKENFFESPVLH, encoded by the exons ATGTCCATTGAAACATTCTCTAAGCTACCACTTGTTACACAACTGGACCAAGTGTTAAGAGGATATAGGATCTTGGCAACCAGTGGATGTGAACCtg AATTCTTACAATTTGCAAGTCAGTTTGAATCTGTTCGAAAAATAGGATATCAGGCTGAACAACTGGCGCAAGACCTTCAGGAAAAGCTGACAAAA ACTGAAGCTGAGAGAAATGCTTTAATGATAAAACTGAAACATGCAAGAAGACAGATCGAGGTTGAGTTGAAGCAACGACAAAAAGCTGAACAGGACAGAGATGAATTG GATCAACAAATCATGCTGGTGCGAGACTTATTATTCAGTGATGATACTGGGACAACTGTTCCCCTCAATGAAGAACAACGTGGAAAGCTGGATTTTCTCAACTCCAG TCGATTCGCGTCACCTCGTGGTGGTCGTACTATGCACAGAAGACTTCAGCGTATCGATGAGACTGGATCCATTCTTTCTGATTATTCCGATATTTCTTTCGACCTAACAGAAGACGATCTTGATGCGACTACTTTGCGCAATGGGAAGCAATACAGACGAGCTAAGATGGGAAGG AAAGCAGCATACAATGATGAAGACCAATTCTCAACATCGAAGAGACAAAGATATGATGTG CATAGTCCTGGACATAACAACAGTTATCAAGCAGCGGTGGGAGGCAATTACTATTTG AAAACGAATGAACAATTTCGTTGCACTGTGGATGGACCAACTACAGTCAGTGTTGAAAGGTTGGAGAAGAGTTTTACGAGACCTGCTCCACATCAAGGTAGAAGACGTCAATCTAGGGAACATCGAAGAAGAAGTGCTGGAT TATCTTCCGAATCAGAAGCTCCACAGAGCGATGTGGATAAATTCTGGCCAACAGCACCTGAACCCAGCGCAAAGCCCAAGTCAATACTAAGAAGCATACAG ACAACACCAACTAAATCTGCAAGATCTCACAACATGCAATCTAAACCCTGTGTTATTGTGAAGGAAACTTGTAAACCA TGTGGAAAACGCATTCAGTTTGGAAAAAGAGCAATGAAATGTGCTGAATGTCGCTTGGTTACGCATCCTGAATGTGAAATCATGGCTCATGAATTCCAGTGTGATCCATCACAGTATTCACCTTCGGGCGGAAATTCAAACGATAAA CCATTTCAAGGTGCGGAAGGATTGGAGGCATTTCTGCATTCGGATGAAAGTCCACAAATTCCACCTATTATTTACCACACAATTCATGAGATTGATCGGCGTGGGATGCAG GAGGTTGGACTTTATCGAGTGCCAGGTATGGTTCGTGCAGTACGTGAGCTGAAGGAAAAATTCTTGAAGGGAAAGACGGTGCCTGATTTATCGAAG GTTCAAGATGTTCATACACTCTGCTCATTGGTAAAAGATTTTCTGAGGGAAACTTTAAGGGAATCAATTTTGACTTTCAACTTGCATCCTAGATTTATTTCAGCTGCTGACAag GACAATGATGCTGATCTTTTCCAAGCAATTAGTGAACTTCCACAAGCTAACAGGGACACTCTGGCGTTCATCCTTCTACATTTGCAACGGATTGTTGAAACCCCAGAAATAAGAATGAGTCCGGAAGCTCTGTCAAAAGCAATGGGGCCTTCCTTAATCGGATTTTCGTCAGATGAACCATCAGTCCATGAACTTCAG ACTTCATCTGGTTatcaagaaaaaatattgaCTAGACTTTTAAACCTGTCAAGTGACTACTACACTAACATAATGCATAGTGGAAATCGTGCTGCTGATTCGAATGCTCTTCGAGATGTCAATGCCACTCCAGAACCTTGCAGAG